A stretch of Christensenellaceae bacterium DNA encodes these proteins:
- a CDS encoding 1-(5-phosphoribosyl)-5-[(5-phosphoribosylamino) methylideneamino] imidazole-4-carboxamide isomerase has product MKIYPAIDIKNGKCVRLKQGVMDSSTEYGDPMEMARKWAEKGAYYLHVVDLDAAFAGEFVNRDMITKIVQSLKIPVQVGGGIRTREDIRIRLDEVGISRVILGTVAVEDPELVQWAVSKYKDRIAVGIDAKDGKVAIKGWADKTDIDAVELAQQMRKLGVRTIIYTDISKDGMMKGPDVENTEKIVKKTWVNLIASGGISSIDDLQRIKGTGACGCIIGKALYDNAFTLEEALKAAK; this is encoded by the coding sequence ATGAAAATTTATCCTGCTATCGATATTAAAAACGGTAAGTGCGTCCGCTTAAAGCAGGGCGTGATGGATAGTTCCACGGAATACGGTGATCCGATGGAAATGGCGCGGAAATGGGCAGAGAAAGGCGCATACTATTTGCATGTCGTCGATCTGGACGCCGCTTTTGCAGGAGAATTCGTAAACCGTGATATGATCACCAAAATTGTCCAGTCGCTTAAAATTCCCGTTCAGGTCGGCGGGGGAATCCGAACGAGAGAAGATATACGGATCCGTCTTGATGAGGTGGGGATTTCGCGCGTGATTCTCGGAACGGTTGCGGTTGAGGATCCGGAGCTCGTCCAATGGGCCGTGTCCAAATACAAGGACCGTATCGCGGTAGGTATCGACGCCAAGGATGGTAAGGTGGCCATCAAGGGATGGGCGGATAAAACGGACATCGATGCGGTCGAGCTTGCGCAGCAGATGCGGAAATTAGGCGTGCGGACGATCATTTATACTGATATTTCCAAGGACGGTATGATGAAAGGGCCTGACGTTGAGAATACGGAAAAGATCGTCAAAAAAACATGGGTAAACCTGATCGCTTCCGGCGGGATCAGCAGTATTGACGATTTGCAGAGGATTAAGGGAACCGGCGCCTGTGGCTGCATTATTGGCAAGGCGCTCTATGACAATGCCTTTACCCTCGAAGAAGCGTTGAAGGCGGCGAAGTAA
- the hisF gene encoding imidazole glycerol phosphate synthase subunit HisF: MLTRRIIPCLDVHAGRVVKGVNFVDLKDAGDPVEIAKAYNEQGADELVFLDITASSDDRAIMDDVVSRTAEQVFIPLTVGGGIRSVEDFRRILKCGADKISVNSSAIKNPQLITDAAMKFGSQCVVLAIDAKRNKDGRFEVFLNGGRVNTGLDAIEWARQATRLGAGEILLTSMDADGTKNGYDLELTKAICAAVNVPVIASGGAGSLDHFAEVILEADASAVLAASLFHYRELTIREVKEYLKGKNIAVRSLNGYGN, from the coding sequence ATGCTTACGAGAAGAATCATTCCATGCCTCGACGTACATGCCGGCAGGGTTGTCAAGGGCGTTAACTTTGTGGACTTGAAAGATGCTGGCGATCCGGTTGAGATTGCAAAGGCTTACAACGAACAGGGCGCTGACGAGCTGGTTTTTTTGGATATAACAGCTTCCTCGGACGACCGCGCTATTATGGACGATGTCGTTTCAAGAACGGCCGAGCAGGTTTTTATCCCCTTGACGGTGGGCGGCGGGATTCGCAGCGTTGAGGATTTCAGGCGTATCCTGAAATGTGGCGCGGATAAAATTTCTGTCAATTCATCCGCAATCAAAAATCCGCAGTTAATAACGGATGCCGCAATGAAATTCGGCAGTCAGTGCGTGGTGTTGGCGATCGATGCAAAACGCAACAAGGATGGCCGGTTTGAGGTGTTTTTAAACGGCGGGCGCGTGAACACAGGGCTGGACGCGATCGAATGGGCCAGACAGGCCACGCGGCTGGGAGCGGGGGAAATCTTGCTCACCAGCATGGACGCGGACGGAACAAAGAATGGCTACGACCTAGAGCTAACCAAGGCGATTTGCGCGGCTGTCAATGTGCCGGTGATCGCTTCCGGAGGAGCCGGCAGTCTGGATCATTTTGCGGAAGTTATATTGGAGGCGGACGCAAGCGCGGTGCTGGCAGCTTCGTTGTTTCACTACAGGGAATTGACGATTCGGGAAGTAAAAGAATATTTGAAAGGCAAAAACATTGCCGTTAGGAGTTTAAATGGATATGGAAATTAA
- the hisI gene encoding histidine biosynthesis bifunctional protein HisIE → MDMEIKFGKDGLVPAIAQDARTGVVLMQAYMNQEAFNKTLETGYAHYYSRSRQKLWKKGETSGNVQKVVSVRLDCDCDCVLLQVEQTGVACHTGEHSCFFNLVKENEKIANSSLLYELYDLIADRKVNPKEGSYTNYLFEKGIDKILKKIGEESAEVIIASKNPGTDELRYEAADLMYHLLVLMNEKGLSLTELFGELQGRR, encoded by the coding sequence ATGGATATGGAAATTAAATTTGGAAAAGATGGGCTTGTTCCTGCGATTGCACAGGACGCGCGTACGGGCGTTGTACTGATGCAGGCATACATGAATCAGGAAGCGTTTAATAAAACGCTGGAGACAGGTTATGCGCACTATTATTCGCGTTCTCGCCAAAAGCTTTGGAAAAAGGGCGAAACGTCGGGTAATGTACAAAAGGTGGTAAGCGTCCGCCTCGATTGTGACTGCGACTGCGTGCTTCTTCAAGTGGAGCAGACGGGCGTAGCCTGTCATACGGGCGAGCATTCGTGCTTTTTCAATCTGGTAAAGGAAAATGAAAAGATCGCGAATTCTTCTTTGCTGTACGAGCTTTATGATTTGATTGCCGACCGTAAGGTGAATCCCAAAGAGGGCTCTTATACGAATTACCTTTTTGAGAAAGGGATTGACAAAATCCTCAAAAAGATTGGCGAGGAGAGCGCGGAAGTGATTATCGCGTCCAAAAATCCGGGAACGGATGAATTGCGCTACGAAGCTGCAGACCTGATGTATCACCTTTTGGTGCTAATGAACGAAAAAGGTCTTTCGCTGACAGAGCTGTTCGGAGAATTACAGGGCAGAAGATAA
- a CDS encoding ABC transporter ATP-binding protein, translating into MNVLLDMKNVEKVYGGRGNITKALDKVSFAVGDGEFLGIMGPSGSGKTTLLNCISTIDTVTTGHIMIDGVDITTLNTGKLADFRREKLGFIFQDFNLLDTLSGYENIALALTICNVPYPQIKARIKEVAATLEISDVLNKYPYEMSGGQKQRVAAARAIITKPSLVLADEPTGALDSKSSRMMLESFVEMNQKMQATLLMVTHDAFAASYCSRILFLRDGKIFMELIRGNETRKEFFGKIIEVVSLLGGDVADAV; encoded by the coding sequence ATGAACGTATTACTGGATATGAAAAACGTAGAAAAGGTCTACGGAGGCAGAGGAAATATAACCAAAGCGCTGGATAAGGTCAGTTTTGCAGTCGGCGACGGGGAATTTCTGGGGATCATGGGACCGTCGGGAAGCGGCAAAACAACGCTTTTAAATTGCATCTCAACAATTGATACGGTAACAACCGGTCATATTATGATAGATGGAGTTGATATTACAACTTTGAACACCGGAAAGCTGGCAGATTTCAGGCGGGAAAAGCTCGGCTTCATTTTTCAGGATTTCAACCTGCTCGATACGCTTTCGGGATACGAAAACATTGCCCTTGCACTGACGATTTGCAACGTGCCATATCCGCAGATCAAGGCACGTATAAAAGAAGTAGCGGCAACACTTGAGATCAGTGATGTATTAAATAAATATCCATATGAAATGTCAGGCGGCCAAAAACAGCGTGTCGCTGCCGCGCGCGCCATTATTACAAAGCCGTCGCTCGTTCTTGCGGATGAACCGACTGGTGCGCTGGATTCCAAATCATCGCGTATGATGCTGGAAAGCTTCGTGGAAATGAATCAAAAAATGCAGGCTACTCTCTTAATGGTAACGCACGATGCGTTTGCCGCAAGTTATTGCAGCCGGATCTTATTTCTGCGCGACGGCAAAATTTTTATGGAACTGATCCGCGGTAATGAAACGCGCAAAGAGTTTTTTGGGAAAATTATCGAAGTGGTATCTCTTTTGGGAGGTGACGTAGCCGATGCTGTGTAA